One genomic segment of Pseudomonas chlororaphis subsp. aurantiaca includes these proteins:
- the rpsG gene encoding 30S ribosomal protein S7 yields the protein MPRRRVAAKREILDDPKYGSQILAKFMNHVMESGKKAVAERIVYGALEKVKERKNSDPLEIFEKALDAIAPLVEVKSRRVGGATYQVPVEVRPSRRNALAMRWLVDFARKRGEKSMALRLAGELLDAAEGKGAAVKKREDVHRMAEANKAFSHYRF from the coding sequence ATGCCAAGACGTCGCGTAGCAGCCAAACGTGAGATTCTGGACGATCCGAAATACGGAAGCCAGATCCTCGCCAAGTTCATGAACCACGTAATGGAAAGCGGCAAGAAAGCCGTTGCCGAGCGTATCGTTTATGGCGCGCTGGAAAAAGTTAAAGAACGCAAGAACAGCGATCCCCTGGAAATCTTCGAGAAAGCTCTCGACGCCATCGCTCCGCTGGTCGAAGTGAAGTCGCGCCGTGTTGGCGGTGCTACTTACCAGGTTCCGGTCGAAGTTCGTCCGTCCCGTCGTAACGCTCTGGCAATGCGCTGGTTGGTAGACTTCGCCCGTAAGCGCGGCGAGAAGTCTATGGCTCTGCGCTTGGCTGGCGAACTGCTGGACGCTGCCGAAGGCAAAGGTGCTGCAGTTAAGAAGCGTGAAGACGTACACCGTATGGCTGAAGCCAACAAGGCTTTCTCGCACTACCGCTTCTAA
- the rpoC gene encoding DNA-directed RNA polymerase subunit beta', which yields MKDLLNLLKNQGQVEEFDAIRIGLASPEMIRSWSFGEVKKPETINYRTFKPERDGLFCAKIFGPVKDYECLCGKYKRLKHRGVICEKCGVEVALAKVRRERMAHIELASPVAHIWFLKSLPSRIGLLMDMTLRDIERVLYFESYVVIDPGMTTLEKGQLLNDEQYFEALEEFGDDFDARMGAEAVRELLHAIDLEHEIGRLREEIPQTNSETKIKKLSKRLKLMEAFQGSGNLPEWMVLTVLPVLPPDLRPLVPLDGGRFATSDLNDLYRRVINRNNRLKRLLDLSAPDIIVRNEKRMLQEAVDALLDNGRRGRAITGSNKRPLKSLADMIKGKQGRFRQNLLGKRVDYSGRSVITVGPTLRLHQCGLPKKMALELFKPFIFGKLEMRGLATTIKAAKKMVERELPEVWDVLAEVIREHPVLLNRAPTLHRLGIQAFEPVLIEGKAIQLHPLVCAAYNADFDGDQMAVHVPLTLEAQLEARALMMSTNNILSPANGEPIIVPSQDVVLGLYYMTREAINAKGEGRVFADLQEVDRVFRAGEAALHAKVKVRITETVNDRDGGSVTNTRIVDTTVGRALLFQVVPKGLSYDVVNLPMKKKAISKLINQCYRVVGLKETVIFADQLMYTGFAYSTISGVSIGVNDFVIPDEKARIIGAATDEVKEIESQYASGLVTQGEKYNKVIDLWSKANDEVSKAMMANLSKEKVIDRHGDEVEQESFNSMYMMADSGARGSAAQIRQLAGMRGLMAKPDGSIIETPITANFREGLSVLQYFISTHGARKGLADTALKTANSGYLTRRLVDVAQDLVVTEIDCGTEHGLVMTPHIEGGDVVEPLGERVLGRVIARDVFKPGTEDVIVPAGTLVDEKWVEFIELNSIDEVIVRSPISCETRYGICAKCYGRDLARGHQVNIGEAVGVIAAQSIGEPGTQLTMRTFHIGGAASRTSAADSVQVKNGGTVRLHNLKHVERVDGHLVAVSRSGELAIADDFGRERERYKLPYGAVISVKEGDKVDAGSIVAKWDPHTHPIVTEMKGTVTYVGMEEGITIKRQTDELTGMTNIEVLDAKDRPAAGKDIRPAVKMVGDDGKDLLLPGTDVPAQYFLPANALVGVADGARIAIGDVIARIPQETSKTRDITGGLPRVADLFEARRPKEASILAEVSGTIAFGKETKGKRRLVITPNDGSDPYEELIPKWRHLNVFEGEQVNRGEVISDGPSDPHDILRLLGVSALAKYIVNEIQDVYRLQGVKINDKHIETILRQMLRKVEIAESGDSSFIKGDQMELTHVLVENERLNTEDKFVAKFTRVLLGITKASLSTESFISAASFQETTRVLTEAAVTGKRDYLRGLKENVVVGRLIPAGTGLAYHSERKRRRDADKPLRVSASEVEAALTEALNSSGN from the coding sequence TTGAAAGACCTACTGAATTTGCTGAAAAACCAGGGTCAAGTCGAAGAGTTCGACGCCATCCGTATCGGATTGGCCTCGCCTGAGATGATCCGTTCGTGGTCGTTCGGTGAAGTTAAAAAGCCGGAAACCATCAACTACCGTACGTTCAAGCCTGAGCGTGACGGCCTGTTCTGCGCCAAGATCTTTGGCCCGGTAAAGGATTACGAGTGCCTGTGCGGTAAGTACAAGCGCTTGAAGCATCGTGGCGTGATCTGCGAGAAGTGCGGCGTTGAAGTTGCACTGGCCAAGGTTCGTCGTGAGCGCATGGCGCACATCGAACTGGCTTCGCCAGTTGCCCACATCTGGTTCCTGAAATCGCTGCCGTCCCGTATCGGCCTGCTGATGGACATGACCCTGCGTGATATCGAGCGCGTTCTCTACTTCGAGAGCTATGTCGTTATCGACCCGGGCATGACCACTCTGGAAAAAGGTCAGCTGCTCAACGACGAGCAGTACTTCGAAGCGCTGGAAGAGTTCGGTGACGACTTCGACGCCCGCATGGGTGCCGAGGCTGTCCGCGAGCTGTTGCACGCTATCGACCTGGAACACGAGATTGGCCGTCTGCGCGAAGAGATTCCGCAAACCAACTCGGAAACCAAGATCAAGAAGCTGTCCAAGCGTCTGAAATTGATGGAAGCCTTCCAGGGTTCCGGCAACCTGCCAGAGTGGATGGTGCTGACCGTTCTGCCGGTTCTGCCGCCAGATCTGCGTCCACTGGTCCCGCTGGACGGCGGTCGTTTCGCGACTTCCGACCTCAACGATCTGTATCGTCGAGTGATCAACCGTAACAACCGCTTGAAGCGCCTGCTGGATCTGTCCGCTCCGGACATCATCGTGCGCAACGAAAAGCGTATGTTGCAGGAAGCCGTCGACGCACTGCTCGACAACGGTCGTCGTGGTCGCGCTATCACCGGTTCCAACAAGCGTCCTCTGAAATCCCTGGCCGACATGATCAAGGGTAAACAGGGTCGTTTCCGTCAGAACTTGCTCGGTAAGCGTGTTGACTACTCCGGCCGTTCGGTAATTACCGTAGGCCCGACCCTGCGTCTGCACCAGTGCGGTCTGCCTAAGAAAATGGCTCTTGAGCTGTTCAAGCCGTTCATTTTCGGCAAGTTGGAAATGCGTGGCCTGGCCACCACCATCAAGGCCGCGAAGAAGATGGTCGAGCGCGAGCTGCCAGAGGTTTGGGACGTTCTCGCCGAAGTGATTCGTGAACACCCAGTGCTCCTCAACCGTGCACCGACCCTTCACCGTCTGGGTATCCAGGCGTTTGAACCAGTACTGATCGAAGGTAAGGCTATCCAGCTGCACCCTCTGGTCTGTGCCGCGTACAACGCCGACTTCGACGGCGACCAAATGGCCGTGCACGTACCGCTGACACTGGAAGCCCAGCTGGAAGCGCGTGCGTTGATGATGTCGACCAACAACATCCTGTCGCCAGCCAACGGTGAGCCAATCATCGTTCCGTCGCAGGACGTTGTATTGGGTCTGTACTACATGACGCGTGAAGCGATCAACGCCAAGGGCGAAGGTCGCGTGTTCGCGGATCTGCAGGAAGTTGACCGTGTGTTCCGTGCCGGCGAAGCCGCACTGCATGCCAAGGTCAAGGTGCGGATCACCGAAACCGTCAACGATCGTGATGGCGGCAGCGTGACCAACACTCGTATCGTCGACACCACTGTCGGCCGTGCGCTGTTGTTCCAGGTTGTGCCAAAAGGTTTGTCGTACGACGTCGTCAACCTGCCGATGAAGAAGAAGGCGATCTCCAAGCTGATCAACCAGTGCTACCGCGTGGTTGGTCTGAAAGAGACCGTGATCTTCGCTGACCAGTTGATGTACACCGGTTTTGCCTACTCGACCATTTCCGGCGTTTCCATCGGTGTTAACGACTTCGTTATCCCGGATGAAAAAGCCCGCATCATCGGTGCTGCCACCGACGAAGTGAAAGAGATCGAGAGCCAGTACGCCTCCGGCCTGGTAACCCAGGGCGAGAAGTACAACAAAGTGATCGACCTTTGGTCGAAAGCGAACGACGAAGTCTCCAAGGCGATGATGGCCAACCTCTCGAAAGAGAAGGTCATCGACCGTCACGGCGACGAAGTCGAGCAAGAATCCTTCAACTCGATGTACATGATGGCCGACTCGGGTGCGCGGGGTTCCGCAGCACAGATTCGTCAGCTGGCCGGTATGCGTGGCCTGATGGCCAAGCCGGACGGTTCCATCATCGAAACGCCGATTACTGCGAACTTCCGTGAAGGTCTGAGCGTACTCCAGTACTTCATCTCGACTCACGGTGCTCGTAAAGGTCTGGCGGATACCGCGTTGAAAACTGCGAACTCCGGTTACCTGACTCGTCGTCTGGTAGACGTGGCGCAGGATCTGGTTGTAACCGAGATCGACTGTGGCACCGAACACGGCCTGGTAATGACTCCGCACATTGAAGGCGGCGACGTTGTAGAGCCGTTGGGTGAGCGCGTGTTGGGTCGTGTTATTGCTCGTGACGTATTCAAGCCAGGTACCGAGGACGTCATCGTTCCTGCCGGCACTCTGGTCGACGAGAAGTGGGTTGAGTTCATCGAGCTGAACAGCATCGACGAAGTGATCGTGCGTTCGCCGATCAGTTGCGAAACCCGCTACGGTATTTGCGCCAAGTGCTACGGTCGCGACCTGGCTCGTGGTCACCAGGTGAACATCGGTGAAGCTGTCGGCGTTATCGCTGCTCAGTCCATCGGTGAGCCGGGTACCCAGCTGACGATGCGTACGTTCCACATCGGTGGTGCGGCAAGTCGGACCTCCGCGGCCGACAGCGTTCAGGTGAAGAATGGCGGTACCGTCCGTCTGCACAACCTGAAGCACGTTGAGCGAGTGGATGGTCATCTGGTTGCTGTGTCCCGTTCCGGTGAGCTGGCGATTGCTGACGATTTCGGTCGTGAGCGCGAGCGTTACAAGCTGCCGTACGGTGCTGTGATTTCGGTTAAAGAGGGTGACAAGGTCGACGCTGGCTCTATCGTGGCCAAGTGGGATCCGCACACCCACCCAATCGTTACCGAAATGAAAGGTACCGTGACCTATGTGGGCATGGAAGAAGGCATCACGATCAAGCGTCAGACTGACGAATTGACCGGTATGACCAACATTGAAGTGCTCGATGCCAAAGACCGTCCGGCTGCAGGTAAGGACATCCGTCCTGCAGTGAAGATGGTGGGTGACGATGGTAAGGATCTGCTGTTGCCAGGTACCGACGTACCGGCTCAGTACTTCCTGCCAGCCAACGCCCTGGTCGGTGTTGCGGACGGTGCGCGGATCGCGATCGGTGACGTTATCGCTCGTATTCCGCAAGAAACTTCGAAGACTCGTGACATCACCGGTGGTCTGCCGCGTGTTGCCGACCTGTTTGAAGCTCGTCGTCCGAAAGAGGCCTCGATCCTGGCTGAAGTCAGCGGCACCATCGCGTTCGGTAAAGAGACCAAAGGCAAGCGCCGTCTGGTCATTACCCCGAACGACGGTAGCGATCCGTACGAAGAGCTGATTCCGAAGTGGCGCCACCTGAACGTCTTCGAAGGCGAACAGGTAAACCGCGGCGAAGTTATCTCCGACGGTCCAAGCGATCCACATGACATCCTGCGTCTGCTGGGTGTGAGTGCGCTGGCCAAGTACATCGTGAACGAGATCCAGGACGTTTACCGTCTGCAAGGCGTGAAGATCAACGACAAGCACATCGAGACCATCCTGCGTCAGATGCTGCGTAAGGTTGAGATCGCTGAATCCGGCGATTCCAGCTTCATCAAGGGCGACCAGATGGAACTGACTCACGTACTGGTAGAGAACGAGCGTCTGAACACCGAAGACAAGTTTGTCGCCAAGTTCACCCGCGTTCTGCTGGGTATCACCAAGGCGTCGCTGTCGACCGAATCGTTCATCTCGGCGGCCTCTTTCCAAGAGACCACTCGCGTACTGACCGAGGCGGCGGTAACCGGCAAGCGCGATTACCTGCGCGGCCTGAAAGAAAACGTGGTCGTGGGTCGCCTGATCCCGGCTGGTACCGGCCTGGCGTATCACAGCGAGCGTAAGCGTCGTCGTGATGCCGACAAGCCTCTGCGCGTAAGCGCAAGTGAAGTTGAAGCTGCACTGACCGAAGCGCTGAACTCCAGCGGTAACTGA
- the fusA gene encoding elongation factor G: MARTTAINRYRNIGICAHVDAGKTTTTERILFYTGLSHKMGEVHDGAATTDWMVQEQERGITITSAAVTTFWKGSRGQYDNYRVNVIDTPGHVDFTIEVERSLRVLDGAVVVFCGTSGVEPQSETVWRQANKYGVPRVVYVNKMDRAGANFLRVVSQIKNRLGHTPVPVQLAIGAEDNFEGQIDLIKMKAIYWNDDDKGTTYREEEIPADMLDLANEWRSNMVEAAAEANEELMNKYLEEGELTVEEIKAGLRARTLASEIVPAVCGSSFKNKGVPLVLDAVIDFLPAPTEIPAIKGVHPDSTDDNEIVDERHADDNEPFSALAFKIATDPFVGTLTFVRVYSGFLSSGDSVINSVKGKKERVGRMVQMHANQREEIKEVRAGDIAALIGMKDVTTGDTLCDIDKPIILERMDFPEPVISVAVEPKTKADQEKMGIALGKLAQEDPSFRVKTDEETGQTIISGMGELHLDILVDRMRREFNVEANIGKPQVSYREKITVGCEVEGKFVRQSGGRGQFGHCWIRFAPADVDEKGNITEGLVFANEVVGGVVPKEYIPAIQKGIEEQMKNGVVAGYPLIGLKATVFDGSYHDVDSNEMAFKVAASMATKQLREKGKGVVLEPIMKVEVVTPEDYMGDVMGDLNRRRGLIQGMEDSVSGKVIRAEVPLGEMFGYATDVRSMSQGRASYSMEFSKYAEAPSNIVEALVKKQG, encoded by the coding sequence ATGGCTCGTACTACAGCAATCAACCGCTACCGTAACATCGGTATCTGTGCCCACGTTGACGCGGGCAAGACTACCACTACCGAGCGGATCCTGTTCTACACAGGTCTCAGCCACAAGATGGGTGAGGTGCATGACGGCGCTGCTACCACCGACTGGATGGTGCAGGAGCAGGAACGTGGTATCACCATTACCTCTGCTGCTGTAACTACCTTCTGGAAAGGTTCGCGCGGCCAATACGATAACTATCGTGTAAACGTTATCGATACCCCGGGCCACGTAGACTTCACCATTGAAGTAGAGCGTTCGCTGCGCGTACTCGACGGCGCGGTCGTGGTGTTCTGCGGTACTTCCGGTGTTGAGCCTCAGTCCGAAACCGTATGGCGTCAAGCCAACAAATACGGCGTTCCACGTGTTGTTTACGTGAACAAGATGGACCGTGCTGGTGCCAACTTCCTGCGCGTTGTTTCCCAGATCAAAAACCGTCTGGGTCACACCCCGGTTCCAGTTCAACTGGCGATCGGTGCGGAAGATAACTTCGAAGGTCAGATCGATCTGATCAAGATGAAGGCTATCTACTGGAACGACGACGACAAGGGTACTACCTATCGCGAGGAAGAAATTCCTGCCGATATGCTGGACCTGGCTAACGAGTGGCGCTCCAACATGGTTGAAGCTGCTGCTGAAGCCAACGAAGAGCTGATGAACAAGTACCTTGAAGAAGGTGAGCTGACCGTCGAAGAGATCAAGGCAGGCCTGCGTGCGCGCACCCTGGCCAGCGAGATCGTTCCGGCTGTCTGCGGTTCCTCGTTCAAGAACAAGGGCGTTCCGCTGGTTCTCGATGCTGTCATCGACTTCCTGCCGGCTCCGACCGAGATCCCTGCGATCAAGGGCGTTCATCCGGACAGTACCGACGACAACGAAATTGTTGACGAGCGTCACGCTGACGACAACGAGCCGTTCTCGGCTCTGGCGTTCAAGATTGCCACCGACCCGTTCGTGGGTACTCTGACCTTCGTTCGCGTTTACTCGGGTTTCCTGAGCTCCGGCGACTCCGTGATCAACTCGGTCAAGGGCAAGAAGGAGCGTGTTGGTCGTATGGTGCAAATGCACGCGAACCAGCGCGAAGAGATCAAAGAAGTGCGTGCAGGTGACATCGCTGCTCTGATCGGTATGAAAGACGTCACTACCGGTGACACGCTTTGCGATATCGACAAGCCGATCATCCTTGAGCGTATGGACTTCCCTGAGCCGGTGATTTCGGTTGCTGTAGAGCCGAAAACCAAGGCTGACCAGGAGAAGATGGGTATTGCTCTGGGTAAGCTGGCTCAGGAAGACCCGTCGTTCCGCGTCAAGACTGACGAAGAAACCGGTCAGACCATCATTTCGGGTATGGGTGAGCTGCACCTGGATATCCTTGTTGACCGTATGCGTCGTGAATTCAACGTAGAAGCCAACATCGGTAAACCGCAGGTTTCCTACCGCGAGAAGATCACCGTCGGCTGTGAAGTTGAAGGTAAGTTCGTTCGTCAATCCGGCGGTCGTGGCCAGTTCGGTCATTGCTGGATCCGTTTTGCTCCGGCAGACGTCGACGAAAAAGGCAATATCACTGAAGGTCTGGTGTTTGCCAACGAGGTCGTTGGTGGTGTGGTTCCGAAGGAATACATCCCGGCAATCCAGAAGGGTATCGAAGAGCAGATGAAGAACGGCGTTGTCGCCGGCTATCCGCTGATCGGCCTGAAGGCTACCGTGTTTGATGGTTCCTACCACGACGTCGACTCTAACGAGATGGCGTTTAAGGTAGCGGCCTCCATGGCGACCAAGCAGCTGCGTGAGAAGGGCAAGGGCGTAGTTCTTGAGCCGATCATGAAGGTTGAAGTAGTAACCCCTGAGGACTACATGGGTGACGTGATGGGTGACCTGAACCGTCGTCGTGGTCTGATCCAGGGTATGGAAGACTCGGTCTCTGGCAAGGTTATCCGTGCTGAAGTGCCGCTGGGTGAAATGTTCGGTTATGCGACCGACGTTCGTTCCATGTCCCAGGGTCGCGCGAGCTACTCCATGGAGTTCTCCAAGTACGCCGAAGCTCCGTCGAATATCGTCGAAGCACTCGTTAAAAAACAAGGCTAA
- the rpsL gene encoding 30S ribosomal protein S12 produces MATINQLVRQPRKRIVEKSDVPALQNCPQRRGVCTRVYTTTPKKPNSALRKVCRVRLTNGFEVSSYIGGEGHNLQEHSVVLIRGGRVKDLPGVRYHTVRGSLDTSGVKGRNQGRSKYGTKRPK; encoded by the coding sequence ATGGCAACTATCAACCAGCTGGTACGTCAGCCGCGTAAGCGTATCGTCGAGAAATCCGACGTGCCTGCGCTGCAGAACTGCCCGCAACGTCGTGGCGTGTGCACTCGCGTGTATACCACTACGCCGAAAAAACCTAACTCGGCACTGCGTAAAGTATGCCGTGTGCGTCTGACCAACGGTTTCGAGGTTTCCTCGTACATCGGTGGTGAAGGCCACAACCTGCAAGAGCACAGCGTGGTACTGATCCGCGGCGGTCGTGTAAAAGACTTGCCAGGTGTTCGTTATCACACCGTTCGCGGCTCCCTGGATACCTCCGGCGTTAAAGGTCGTAACCAAGGTCGTTCGAAGTACGGTACCAAGCGTCCGAAGTAA